The nucleotide window ATAATATAACCATACAAGAACCAAAATACATATATCTGAGGTTATCTGTTAGAGCCGTAAACAAATCGAGCGTTCAGCAAAGGGTTCATGAACCGTCTGgcgagaagttcgtttgtgtttgttcatttaataGTTGAACGACCACGgacaagaaattttgttcatttagTGAAATGAAATGAATGAACATAAATAAAGGTAGCATTCATTCATTTATATTCATGAGCGTTCGATAACATGTTCACTTGTTTGTAGCGTTATATAGGAGAATTTATGTtcatttgtttttgtttatgttaactaaaCTGCTCATTGCATGTTTGGTTTGTTCGCAGCCCCAAATATGAGAATTTTGTTTTTGAGACATCATTTTATGGGATTAGGATTAAATACAAAGGGCaaaataaataagaagggtaagaaggattTTCGTGCACTGATCTTAAATTTGGAGGGTTGAATTAGTTTTAAGGAAAAGAAAATAGTGGAAGGGCATAAATGGAATCCTACATTTATTGACTTTCTCTCTTCACGTGCAAGACACATGTCAATTTCCCTCATCAATTTAAAACGTCCATAACTTTTGCatacaacatttttttttaaatttcaccATAATAACAAGTAAGACCCATACTAGTTTTATAAACACTTCATCATTTAAAAGTTAGCACTTTACGACGAAAATgccgttttacaaaaacgtttacATCATGATGTTCATCCTTGTTTAAAACATTCAAACTACAGTTATTAAGTGTTTACATGATTCAAAATATCCAAACTAAACAAGATcaacgcggaagcttcatttaacgtgtgttcggttcttgcacGACGCTGATCTTCATCCAAAAGTTTATAACGTTCACCTATAGTCAAAACCATCATAAACATTAGATATGATAGTTCTATAACATATTTTATCAACTTCAAAaggaaaaacaaaaataataaaattttgcCAGTTTTTAGGgggcctcgcgggccgcgacaaaaTTCATAGGTGGCCCTCGCAGGGCGCGACAAGCCCTGGCGGGGCGCGATCGGATTCATCTTAtgcgtcgcggggcgcgacaggcCTGTTTCAACAGAAAGTTTCCTTCTTGTTGCTACATTTTGCCCAGCTATACCAGTATTCACAAATTAACTCATATCTTGCACAATTCAAGTCTGCTTTACACGAAACTTGTTTCTAAACGTTCGTAATACATTTATCTATGTATTCAACACTTCGGGTTCACTAAAACTATGATTTACAAGCTTACAACTTACAAATCCATTATAAAATTATTCGAACCGTTATGTTTTAACCACTTTTTCACATCTTATGACCAAGGTTAAATCCTTGACCCCTTTTTACCCATTTCCCGGGCTGGATAACACTAGCGTATTCGCTCCCACTACATGGTTTTCATACGCATTTATATCCGCTTGACTAACTTGATTTAAGCATCGAATTTTCCATCTTTAACTTAAAGAGCCTCTAATTCTCTAAGTTTCGATTCCAGCTAAAGTTCATTAATCTAATTTTTAGCGTTTCTGATACTCGGCTTACGCATTCAATTCACCAGTTTATTTTGTGACCTTCTAATAACTTAAAACCAATATTTAGCTAATCACTTTATTTTGACCCATGTGGTTGTCTAAGTGAAATCTATCACTTTATCGACACACCAAACGCAACCATTTTCGCTATATCAAAACATTAAACATAACCACGACTAAGTTTGTCTATAAAATGTAACGAAACGAAAACTCACGTACcccaaagcttatccttcaagcGCGACTCCGTTCCAGCTTGACCGCTTGACGATTCACCCgctttgcctatagagttcaaccaacTTCATGTTTAGAACTCATTTTAAGACTCATCACACGCAATTTACCAATTTAGTCGATTACGTGAttctttttaacattttcatcatttcaaggttcatttaggcattttaacaaacatctTGTAGGCGAGATTTTATACGCATCTATTATCAAGTTCCAGGTtaacttttaaccaagttttaacatCAAAATCAAGCCTCTATGTCTAGTGTACATGAACAACATCTAGAACTTGCGTTATAAGACCAATTTTCATAAATTTAACACtctaattcaagtgttcatcatattatcataaaacccacttagcacatacaTGATTAGTTAACCAAATCACTAATTCATGGTACTAATTCAACAAGTTTACATCTAGGGCTTGTTTCTAGACTTGTACTTACGTTAATTTCACTAATACATTCAACATTCACTCTTGAATTTCGTTCATGAGTGTTAATCATAAATTCAAGATATCACCAAATGTTAAAATTAAACTTACCTTGTGATCTCCTAACTTGAGTGATCAGACCTTGGCTTGGGGACCGATTTCTAACCCGTTTCCTCTTTGATTTGATGAATATTTGTGAGTTAGGGTTTTGCAGAGAACTTACTTGTTCTCAGATGTAATcgtcgaccagaacacacacgtgtgtgtgtgttttggttttggttttgatttgtttttaaataaaacatcttTCATGTTTTGCCCCTTTTAGTCCCTCAAGGTTTCAAAGTTTATAAAGAAGTCAACTACTTCAAGTTTCTTTATTGTTTACTAAAtattattaactaggttagttaATCCTAGTCACATTATTCTTCGGTTATAACCaacatatataatttatataaatttctaatatttttggggtgttacataacaAGCGTTTttaatctttaatatgagtatgatactatataaaaacatttttactgGGTTTTCTTTGCATTGTGTTAAGGGTTCGGGTCATTATGTCTTTTAATTAGGTTTTGGTCGTTACATTTTTACTTtggtttctatacattgtgttattatcaaaacttataacacaatgttaattggGGTTCTGTCCATTGCGTTTTTATCATAATCTATAACACAATGTagacacaatgaagatggtgttatatttgagttttctatacattgtgttattggTTCCAATTATTATGTTTTTCAACTGGTTGGGTTttctatatattattttatagattctggtcattgtgttttaatcTGTTGTCTgttgtgtttttgttttgttgtCCATTATGTCTTTTACCTattgtcatcaattgtgtttttagtctactTTCCATTGCGTTTTTAGTTTGTtactcattgtgttttacgttatgtccattttgttttacgttatgtccattgtgtcttttatctgttgtcatcaattgtgtttttagtctactTTCCATTGTCTTTTTAGTTTGCTgctcattgtgttttacgttatgtccattgtgtcttttatcagTTATCGATTGTGTTTTTGGTCTACTTTCCATGTGCCTCTCTCATTGTATTTTACGTTATGTCCATTGTGCAATAAGCAACTgggttttctattttttatttttttgaaaagtatAACAATagggtactcatattaaagacaAAAAGATGCTTGATTTTAtggtaatatttttttttaaaacaaatgaCGTATAAAAAATTTACGGACGTTTAAAAAGTAGGGGGAATAGTATGTGATTTGCATGTGCATGTTTATAGGCCTGTGACTTGAATGCGCATATTGCTTTTTTTTTCTCTTGGACAAAATTAACCTTCCCACTTGATTTCTGTTGAACATTAGTCAATCTATGATGGCTTCATACCCTTCTTATTTTTAAACCCCTTTATACTATAATTCAACGCCATTTTATATTACTTATGTTTATCAAGATTATTTCAAGTATGTTTAGATAATTAGGTTAGTATATTCTGGGTGgatttattgttattgttattattattattattattgttattattattattattattattattattattattattattattattattaactgcCATTTTGAtccctaaggtttggtcacttttgccactttattccaaaactcaaaccttttgcatctgggtccctgtggttttagttttattgctattttggtccaaaaatgaaatcaggtcttGTTTATCTTATAAAACCCTGCTATTTTGTcgttttcctcaggggcaaaatggtcatttcatttttataaataaataccagacCTCTGTTGCATCCACCATCTTCAAAACCAAACCCTGGCTCCCTCATCTCCCTTCTCTCTACCTCTTGACTGTTCTTCAGAATCTTTGATCACTGTTCTTCGCGCCACAGCGATTTTGATACAAATCAAAATTAAGCGAAATTCTAACGTTAAAAGGGTTTTAGATAACCGATTTTTGTGAAGATTGAGTGTTGATTATAATCGTCGATTTTATTATTTGATTCTTAACGGAAAAACAAACTTCTTCGGTGTCAAAACGTAAAACAGGGGTTTTTATTTATGCGTTTGATTTTGAAAACGAAACGATTCTCGATTGTATGAACGATCTGGGTGTGTATATGATAATTTTGAACAGGATTTGATCACAAGTTTGATCAAATCTTTGAAACAGACTGATTTTGATTCTTGATCGAAAAGCAGGGATGGAGTTTTCTGGTTTTGGTTTGGTGATACTTTACAGGATTCAAGATTGATTAAACAAGGGATCAGATTGTTGATTGTGTGTTTGTGATTACAGGGATGGTTGTTTCAGTGATGAGGATTTCTGAATTTCTTTCACAGGGATGATCGTAACAGGGCTTGGATGCCAATTGTGGGGTTATTGTGTTATAAACATTTCAGGGATTTAGAAATAATTAATACAAACCTCAAActtttaattagtttaattattttaattaataataagTTATAATAAAATCAtaatgaccaatttacccttgaggaaaatgacaaaacaTTAGGATTAAATTTGAGGGATATgagctgatttcatttttggaccaaaatgacaacaaaactgaaaccacagggatccagatgcaaaaaggtttgaaatttggaataaagtgccaaaagtgatcaaacctcaaggaccaaaatgcagtttacttttattattattaccctATCTATTAATTCACAAAGTTTGTGAATAGTGGAAGGGTGTTTTTGTAATTCAATGGATATAGTCATTTTAggtcttttaattaaattaatatcTTTAAAAGACCTAAAATAACTATACCTACGAAATTATTATAAAAGATGAATTTGTTAGCTACAatgatttttttagttttctcattttgACCACTAAAGTATTACACATTACAATTTTATCTAAAAGTTTACATTTATTACTTTTAACAGAAAATTCTAATTTAAAATCTTGCTACACTTAATTTTTAGCTTTCTCGTTTTGACCActaaagttttatattttacaATTTTACTATAAAAGTTTACATTTATTACCTTTTAAGAGAAAACTTTAATTTAAAATCTTCTTTACTTAATTAGGTCTTTCTAAGTACAAATTTAAATTGTTGTTTGCTTAAGATATCGGAATTGCAAAGTCGTTTGAGGGTCCTAAGTTGCCAaggtttttgtttgtttaatttgTGAAACTTTAAACAATCTTAAACTGATATTTGGTTTGCTGAATCCATATGGATCCTCATCTTAAACTGATATTTGGTTTGCTGAATCCATATGGATCTTCTTATGTATTTTTGTTACTATCTTTATTCTTAACTTAACTTTTGTTCACGCATAAGTCTAGGGAAATTATGAAAAACCCGTCGCGAAGCAAGGATAATATTTACATGTTACTAATAAAATGATGAAAATCCTTTCTTCTTATTTACAAGTTACTAATAAAATGATGAAAATCCTTTCTTCTTAACCCCTTGAGACGtacattttaattttatattttctttaaaaCTCAAATCTATGAACAACACAACCATCATCAAGCCAACCACCATAAAATTGTGCATCTAGTTACTAGTAATACAAAAACAGAAAGCACAAGAAAACAGTTTATGGACTTTGGTTTCCAATCAACAACGATTACTAACATCTACTTAAAAATCAAGCAATGTACACGTGAGTCACaatcaaataaaacaacaaaactcACCGAAATATAACTCAAACAGATCAAACAGCCGGTTTGTGCAAGATTTCTTGAACCATCTATTAATAACCAAATCTCAAGCACTTGTTGTGTTTGACACCGTTCATGCACGATCCTGACGAAGATTGTTGCTTGTTTGGCTTCTGGATTGATATCTTCTCCATTGCACTTACAAACTTTCGTAGATGTCTTATGTACTCCGGGTATGTTTCAAGATTGCAATGCCCCCCACCTTGTACCCACAATGGATCATATTTTTCTTTAGCCAATTCCCATAACCGCTTACCGTGTGAAAAGTCAACTATATCATCATTTGTGCCCTGTGAttttaaacaaccaaacaaacagTAAAATGAAGACGAGACTTGACCAACAAAGATGGAATGTTCAAACAATAAAAGAACCTCGTGATCAGGTAAAAAGACGAGCATACATACATGTATAACTAGAACCGGACAGCTGACTTTCTGTATTTTGTCAATATTCTGCACAAACGAATGAACCCGTTAATGATTTTGGTCATTAGGTATTCTCATTTGTGGTGTAAAAACTTACCTTAAATATATCAAACCAAAGTGTCATCTTTACATTATACAAAACGCGAATTCCTGAAAGAATAGCACTATGTAGAACAACGCCTCTCAACCTCTGTAATCGGGCGGCCAAGTGTAACGTGGGCCCACTGCCAACAGATTGGCCGTACAAGATTATATCTTCTTGTTTAATTCCATATTTGTCTCTCAAACAATTGTACACAGCCTCTATGTCATAGTATGTGTTAACTTCAGATGGCTAACCAGAATAAAACACATAAATAATATTTAGAATACCATCTAATAGACATTTTAACTATTTCCTTGTTCAAAAAAAATACACGAGGTGCGATTATTTCTTGCTTACCTTGCCCGTGGAAGCTCCATATCCTGAATAGTCATAACTGCAAAGTACAAATATATACAAATTTTATGcacaaaaaaataaaatcatCACAGATGATTAACATATGTTGAACGCCACTCGTTACCAAGGACAGAGATACAATTTGACCTTTTGGTCAACCCGATTACTAGCTAAATCAAATTCAACAAGGATCTTGTCACAAAATCTCTACAAAGCTGTATTTTTAGTACTTCTATGAAGCCTAAACTCTCGAATTTTAAGAACTCGGAGTCTTTGAGACCGGATTTGCTTGAAGGGTCAGAGGCAATTTGATTAACGAGGCGAAAGGCTGCTTACAGAGAGCAAACATGTGAAAACGGTTCAAATTCGAACAAACTATTGCACTACCGATGAACCGTAAAACTAATATAGGAATCCAGGAGTATTACATAACACTAAGAACCAAATTCttttaccatatatatatatatatatattacttatAATCAAACAACAAGTGAACACAGTAACATCAAATATGAAAACTGAAGATTAGACAGAAACACTTTTATCCAATATAATCAAAATATTCCTAAATATTTAAAGACAAATCAAACCCCAACAGTAAAGACTAAGAACAATCCAAAACTCCCTAAAATCGAACCCCCTAATTTCATAAATCTACACAACAAAAGCAAGTGCATAAAGAAACACAAAGATTCTTGactaaaacacaaccaaataTGCAGataaaaat belongs to Helianthus annuus cultivar XRQ/B chromosome 5, HanXRQr2.0-SUNRISE, whole genome shotgun sequence and includes:
- the LOC110940568 gene encoding alpha/beta hydrolase domain-containing protein 17B, whose amino-acid sequence is MGNVTSNIAAKFAFFPPEPASYDVCIDEANGEKRYCFTGITADKNVDVHVLDTKVGNKIVATFWKHPFGKFTLLYSHGNAADLGQMQELFIELRAHLRLNIMSYDYSGYGASTGKPSEVNTYYDIEAVYNCLRDKYGIKQEDIILYGQSVGSGPTLHLAARLQRLRGVVLHSAILSGIRVLYNVKMTLWFDIFKNIDKIQKVSCPVLVIHGTNDDIVDFSHGKRLWELAKEKYDPLWVQGGGHCNLETYPEYIRHLRKFVSAMEKISIQKPNKQQSSSGSCMNGVKHNKCLRFGY